Proteins from a genomic interval of Medicago truncatula cultivar Jemalong A17 chromosome 3, MtrunA17r5.0-ANR, whole genome shotgun sequence:
- the LOC25491023 gene encoding F-box protein At2g27310 produces the protein MSMSIFSRLDPDIMHTHILPRLDGTTLIVLFSVCSELRHMICHNNEDLWRNICTSKWPSLLKDPIVHNVISTFPGGYRSFFSDAFPSLHHLNNSHCSYPLTIDLIHAVDIYIHGEYLTSSVRVQSLNTDCLSSSDLFHLTFDDLNMSHIHTKEWKEEDVLKNLWTLLKLSWIVIDPIRKRAANLLRSSCEPVRVSQRNHERGLGEHTIQYELVMAG, from the coding sequence ATGAGTATGAGTATATTCAGTAGGTTAGATCCAGACATCATGCATACCCACATCCTTCCCCGCCTCGACGGCACAACCTTAATCGTCTTATTCTCTGTATGTTCAGAACTCCGTCACATGATTTGCCACAACAACGAAGATCTATGGCGGAACATATGCACCTCAAAGTGGCCTTCTTTACTGAAGGATCCTATTGTTCACAACGTCATCTCCACTTTCCCTGGTGGTTACCGTTCCTTTTTCTCCGACGCATTCCCTTCCCTGCACCATCTTAATAATTCTCATTGTTCCTATCCTCTTACGATAGATTTAATACATGCTGTTGATATCTATATTCATGGAGAATATTTGACTTCAAGCGTTCGAGTTCAAAGCTTAAACACAGACTGTCTTTCTTCTTCGGATTTATTTCATCTGACGTTTGATGATTTGAATATGAGTCATATTCATACCAAGgagtggaaggaagaagatgtgTTAAAGAATCTTTGGACTCTTCTGAAGTTGAGTTGGATTGTTATAGATCCAATTCGTAAGCGTGCAGCGAACTTGCTTCGTTCCAGTTGCGAACCTGTTCGGGTTTCACAACGCAATCATGAGCGGGGTCTAGGTGAACATACGATTCAGTACGAGTTGGTAATGGCGGGGTAG